A single Lynx canadensis isolate LIC74 chromosome D2, mLynCan4.pri.v2, whole genome shotgun sequence DNA region contains:
- the FBXL15 gene encoding F-box/LRR-repeat protein 15 isoform X2, translated as MEPPMEPSGGEQEPGAVRLLDLPWEDVLLPHVLSRVPLRQLLRLQRVSRAFRALVQLHLAGLRRFDAAQVGPQIPRAALAWLLRDAEGLQELALAPCHEWLSDEDLVPVLTRNPQLRSVALAGCGQLSRRALGALAEGCPRLQRLSLAHCDWVDGLALRGLADRCPALEELDLTACRQLKDEAIVYLAQRRGAGLRSLSLAVNANVGDTAVQELARNCPELEHLDLTGCLRVGSDGVRCLGLGNCPALRSLRVRHCHHVAEPSLSRLRKRGVDIDVEPPLHQALVLLQDMAGFAPFVNLQV; from the exons ATGGAGCCACCGATGGAGCCGTCCGGAGGGGAGCAAGAGCCCGGAGCCGTCAG GCTCCTGGACCTGCCTTGGGAAGACGTGCTGCTCCCACACGTCCTGAGCCGGGTGCCGCTGCGCCAGCTGCTCCGGCTGCAGCGCGTCAGCCGGGCCTTCCGGGCGCTAGTGCAGCTGCACCTGGCTGGCCTGCGCCGCTTCGACGCCGCTCAG GTGGGTCCGCAGATCCCGCGGGCCGCATTGGCCTGGCTGCTGCGAGACGCTGAGGGGCTGCAGGAGCTGGCCCTAGCACCGTGTCACGAATGGCTGTCGGATGAGGATCTGGTGCCGGTGCTGACGCGGAATCCGCAGCTGCGGAGCGTGGCTCTAGCCGGCTGCGGACAACTGAGCCGCCGAGCGCTGGGGGCGCTGGCGGAGGGCTGCCCCCGCCTGCAGCGCCTTTCCCTTGCGCACTGTGACTGGGTAGACGGTCTGGCGCTGCGCGGCCTCGCTGACCGCTGTCCGGCCCTTGAGGAGCTGGACCTCACCGCCTGCCGTCAACTCAAGGATGAGGCCATCGTATACCTGGCGCAGAGGCGCGGCGCAGGCCTTCGCAGCCTCTCGCTGGCAGTCAACGCCAATGTGGGGGATACCGCCGTCCAGGAGTTGGCTCGGAACTGCCCGGAACTCGAGCACCTAGATCTAACCGGCTGCCTCCGCGTCGGAAGCGACGGCGTCAGGTGCCTGGGCCTTGG TAACTGCCCGGCGTTGCGCTCGCTGCGGGTGCGGCACTGCCACCATGTGGCCGAGCCCAGCCTGAGCCGCCTGCGGAAGCGCGGCGTGGACATCGACGTGGAGCCGCCGCTGCATCAGGCCCTGGTGCTCCTGCAGGACATGGCTGGTTTTGCACCCTTTGTCAACCTGCAGGTCTGA
- the FBXL15 gene encoding F-box/LRR-repeat protein 15 isoform X1, translating into MEPPMEPSGGEQEPGAVRLLDLPWEDVLLPHVLSRVPLRQLLRLQRVSRAFRALVQLHLAGLRRFDAAQVGPQIPRAALAWLLRDAEGLQELALAPCHEWLSDEDLVPVLTRNPQLRSVALAGCGQLSRRALGALAEGCPRLQRLSLAHCDWVDGLALRGLADRCPALEELDLTACRQLKDEAIVYLAQRRGAGLRSLSLAVNANVGDTAVQELARNCPELEHLDLTGCLRVGSDGVRTLAE; encoded by the exons ATGGAGCCACCGATGGAGCCGTCCGGAGGGGAGCAAGAGCCCGGAGCCGTCAG GCTCCTGGACCTGCCTTGGGAAGACGTGCTGCTCCCACACGTCCTGAGCCGGGTGCCGCTGCGCCAGCTGCTCCGGCTGCAGCGCGTCAGCCGGGCCTTCCGGGCGCTAGTGCAGCTGCACCTGGCTGGCCTGCGCCGCTTCGACGCCGCTCAG GTGGGTCCGCAGATCCCGCGGGCCGCATTGGCCTGGCTGCTGCGAGACGCTGAGGGGCTGCAGGAGCTGGCCCTAGCACCGTGTCACGAATGGCTGTCGGATGAGGATCTGGTGCCGGTGCTGACGCGGAATCCGCAGCTGCGGAGCGTGGCTCTAGCCGGCTGCGGACAACTGAGCCGCCGAGCGCTGGGGGCGCTGGCGGAGGGCTGCCCCCGCCTGCAGCGCCTTTCCCTTGCGCACTGTGACTGGGTAGACGGTCTGGCGCTGCGCGGCCTCGCTGACCGCTGTCCGGCCCTTGAGGAGCTGGACCTCACCGCCTGCCGTCAACTCAAGGATGAGGCCATCGTATACCTGGCGCAGAGGCGCGGCGCAGGCCTTCGCAGCCTCTCGCTGGCAGTCAACGCCAATGTGGGGGATACCGCCGTCCAGGAGTTGGCTCGGAACTGCCCGGAACTCGAGCACCTAGATCTAACCGGCTGCCTCCGCGTCGGAAGCGACGGCGTCAG GACCTTGGCCGAGTAA
- the CUEDC2 gene encoding LOW QUALITY PROTEIN: CUE domain-containing protein 2 (The sequence of the model RefSeq protein was modified relative to this genomic sequence to represent the inferred CDS: inserted 1 base in 1 codon) encodes MRAVTARDKSPAAARRSRRGENMELERIVSAALLAFVQTHLPEADLSGLDEVIFSYVLGVLEDLGPSGPSEENFDMEAFTEMMEAYVPGFAHIPRGTIGDMMQKLSGQLSGARNKENLQPQSSEVQGQMPISPEPLQRPEKLKEETRASPTAAGDTQEEAASAEEELLPGVDVLLEVFPTCSVEQAQWVLAKARGDLEEAVQMLVEGXEEGPPAWDGPNQDLPRRLRGPQKDELKSFILQKYMMVDSAEDQKIHRPMAPREAPKKLIRYIDNQIVSTKGERFKDVRNPEAEEMKATYINLKPARKYRFH; translated from the exons aagaggagagaacatgGAGCTGGAGAGGATTGTCAGTGCAGCCCTCCTTGCCTTTGTCCAGACGCACCTCCCCGAGGCTGATCTCAG CGGCTTGGATGAGGTCATCTTCTCGTATGTGCTTGGGGTCCTGGAGGACCTGGGCCCCTCAGGGCCATCAGAGGAGAACTTCGATATGGAGGCCTTCACTGAGATGATGGAGGCCTATGTGCCTGGCTTTGCCCACATTCCAAG GGGTACAATAGGGGACATGATGCAGAAGCTCTCAGGGCAGCTGAGCGGTGCCAGGAACAAAG AGAACCTGCAGCCACAGAGCTCTGAGGTCCAAGGTCAGATGCCCATCTCCCCAGAGCCCCTGCAGCGGCCTGAAAAGCTCAAAGAAGAAACTAGGGCTTCTCCTACTGCTGCTGGAGACACCCAGGAAGAG GCAGCCAGTGCCGAGGAGGAGCTACTGCCAGGGGTGGATGTACTCCTGGAGGTGTTCCCTACGTGCTCGGTAGAGCAGGCCCAGTGGGTGCTGGCCAAAGCTCGGGGAGACTTGGAAGAAGCTGTGCAGATGCTGgtagagg aggaagaggggcctCCAGCCTGGGATGGCCCCAACCAG GACCTGCCCAGGCGCCTCAGAGGCCCCCAAAAGGATGAACTGAAGTCCTTCATCCTACAGAA GTACATGATGGTGGATAGCGCAGAGGATCAGAAGATTCACCGGCCCATGGCTCCCAGGGAG GCCCCCAAGAAGCTGATCCGATACATCGACAACCAGATAGTAAGCACCAAAGGGGAGCGGTTCAAAGATGTGCGGAACCCTGAGGCCGAGGAGATGAAGGCCACATACATCAACCTCAAGCCAGCCAGAAAGTACCGCTTCCACTGA